A window of Candidatus Omnitrophota bacterium contains these coding sequences:
- the atpF gene encoding F0F1 ATP synthase subunit B, which yields MELLKLLSTNEIIAQVISFLILLFLLRAFAWKNILALLDKRKEKISSELNNIEKVKQEVAKLKQDYESKLDVIEDAVRKKMQDAVAEGRKITEEIHKKAHQEAQEIIDSARANIKYELTKAKEELKNNVIDLTIMATENIIQEKLTDEGDKKLIKDFLQRADKIE from the coding sequence ATGGAACTGTTAAAACTTCTTAGCACAAATGAAATAATTGCGCAGGTAATTAGTTTCCTTATTCTGCTTTTTCTTTTACGGGCATTCGCCTGGAAAAACATTTTAGCGCTTCTTGATAAAAGAAAAGAAAAGATTTCTTCGGAACTTAACAATATAGAGAAAGTTAAGCAGGAAGTCGCTAAATTAAAACAGGATTATGAATCAAAGTTAGACGTAATTGAAGATGCCGTAAGAAAGAAAATGCAGGATGCTGTTGCCGAGGGCAGGAAGATTACCGAAGAAATACATAAAAAAGCGCATCAGGAAGCGCAGGAAATTATTGATAGCGCCCGGGCCAATATCAAATATGAATTAACTAAGGCCAAAGAAGAATTGAAAAATAACGTTATAGATTTAACGATTATGGCAACTGAGAATATAATTCAAGAGAAACTTACTGATGAAGGCGATAAGAAGCTGATTAAAGACTTTTTGCAAAGAGCCGATAAAATAGAATGA
- the atpB gene encoding F0F1 ATP synthase subunit A — translation MSEANASNLELPNIITSIAKLSPHSTFSKNIVIWENVIFSLIVISVLSLVAYFASRKNKLIPDRFQNAVEVVVGGLDDFICGILGDKGRKFTPFIGTLFLYIIVMNLSGLIPFIKSSTSSWSTTLALAICVFVYVQYSAFKELGFFGYLDHMMGKPRGILAFSVFIPLMMFVLEIVSQLVRPISLSLRLRSNIWGDDMLLAVLANFGIMGVPLLVFSSFLAILASVVQAVVFCLLTTIYFALCLPHEEEHA, via the coding sequence ATGTCTGAAGCCAACGCCAGCAATCTAGAGCTGCCTAATATAATTACAAGCATTGCAAAGTTATCTCCGCATTCAACTTTTTCAAAGAATATTGTTATTTGGGAGAATGTAATTTTTTCTTTGATTGTTATCAGTGTTCTTTCTTTGGTTGCTTATTTCGCAAGTAGAAAAAATAAATTAATCCCCGATAGGTTTCAGAATGCGGTGGAAGTGGTTGTGGGAGGTTTAGATGATTTTATTTGCGGGATTCTGGGGGATAAGGGAAGGAAATTTACTCCTTTTATCGGGACTTTGTTTTTATATATAATTGTAATGAATCTTTCAGGCTTAATCCCATTTATTAAATCATCAACTTCCAGTTGGTCTACAACTTTGGCATTAGCGATTTGTGTTTTTGTTTATGTGCAGTATTCTGCTTTTAAGGAATTGGGTTTCTTTGGTTATTTAGACCATATGATGGGCAAGCCTCGCGGGATACTCGCATTCTCGGTTTTTATACCTTTGATGATGTTTGTTTTGGAGATTGTTTCTCAGTTGGTCAGGCCGATAAGCTTGTCTCTTCGTTTAAGAAGCAATATTTGGGGAGATGATATGCTCCTTGCGGTTTTGGCTAATTTTGGGATTATGGGAGTCCCGCTTTTGGTTTTTAGTTCTTTCTTGGCAATCTTGGCTTCAGTAGTTCAGGCGGTGGTATTTTGCCTTTTAACAACAATCTATTTTGCTCTCTGTTTACCACATGAAGAAGAGCATGCTTAA
- a CDS encoding DUF192 domain-containing protein, which yields MNRHNSTLNIKANQRFKIICFFFPVLLTCFGCDNNNIKRVCINDICITAEVADNAQARQKGLMFRNELKPDCGMLFVFDEEGKYNFWMKNMLIPLDVIWIGPDKKINDIMKEVKPCLGSCEGFTSKEKAKYVLEVISGFADKHNLKSGEAVRF from the coding sequence TTGAATAGGCATAATTCTACCTTAAATATCAAAGCCAATCAAAGATTTAAGATCATCTGTTTTTTCTTTCCAGTTTTGCTCACCTGTTTTGGATGCGATAACAATAATATTAAGAGAGTCTGCATTAATGATATTTGTATAACGGCTGAAGTTGCGGATAATGCGCAAGCCAGGCAAAAAGGCCTTATGTTTAGGAATGAATTAAAGCCTGATTGTGGCATGTTGTTTGTTTTTGATGAAGAGGGAAAATATAATTTCTGGATGAAGAATATGCTGATTCCTTTGGATGTAATCTGGATTGGCCCTGACAAGAAAATAAACGATATTATGAAAGAAGTTAAGCCTTGCTTAGGCTCTTGCGAAGGATTCACCTCTAAGGAAAAAGCTAAATATGTTCTGGAAGTAATTTCTGGCTTTGCGGATAAACATAATCTTAAATCCGGAGAGGCAGTTAGATTTTAG
- a CDS encoding NIL domain-containing protein: protein MQTIIGLTFPGQLKDESIICRLCKDYDITLNIYEASFSTYAGWAILGIAGQDSEMKKAFDFLKSKGIKIEKIKIEK from the coding sequence ATGCAAACAATAATTGGATTAACGTTTCCCGGGCAGCTAAAAGATGAATCGATTATTTGCCGTCTTTGTAAAGATTACGATATTACGCTAAATATATATGAAGCTTCATTCTCAACTTATGCGGGGTGGGCGATACTCGGGATTGCGGGTCAGGATAGTGAAATGAAAAAAGCTTTTGATTTTTTAAAATCCAAGGGTATAAAAATAGAAAAGATTAAGATAGAAAAGTAA
- a CDS encoding DUF3192 domain-containing protein — protein MKRVIFFLALALMLGGCETARNFNAISSNRNRLARLTVGMPKEKVLNIMKTKPFLSREMTINNPYKIDLLVATNHRYEVFYYVIDTDVPLEADVITDQQLVPLVIENGKLVGWGWEYLHNVR, from the coding sequence GTGAAAAGGGTTATATTTTTCCTTGCATTGGCTTTGATGTTAGGGGGTTGTGAAACTGCCAGGAATTTTAATGCAATTTCAAGTAATAGAAACAGGTTGGCTAGGTTAACTGTTGGCATGCCAAAGGAAAAAGTATTAAATATAATGAAAACAAAGCCTTTCCTATCTCGTGAGATGACTATCAATAATCCTTACAAGATTGATCTTCTTGTAGCTACAAATCATAGGTATGAAGTTTTTTATTATGTAATTGATACAGATGTCCCTTTAGAAGCAGATGTAATTACTGACCAGCAGCTTGTTCCTTTAGTCATTGAGAATGGTAAGCTTGTTGGCTGGGGATGGGAATACCTGCATAACGTTAGATAG
- the atpA gene encoding F0F1 ATP synthase subunit alpha: MTLKPEEVTSVIKKELERYKTRLRMESIGTVIQVGDTIARIYGLDDVMVGELVQFSGNITGMVLNLEEDSVGVVVFGTDNPDQTIKEGDVVKRTGKIAQIPVGEALVGRVVNALGKPIDGKGPITTDKFRPLETKAPNVVERQPVNESLQTGIKAVDSMIPIGRGQRELIIGDRQTGKTALAIDTIINQKGKNVFCIYVGIGQKMSSIVAVHEILEKYGAMQYSTIVSASSRASASLQYLAPYSACAIGEELMYSGKHVLIIYDDLSKHAQAYRQLSLLLRRPPGREAYPGDIFYLHSRLLERAAKLNSSLGGGSITALPIIETQAGDITSYIPTNVISITDGQIYLENDLFYAGVRPAINVGLSVSRVGGKAQGKAMRQVAAKLRIDLAQYRELVTFTQFGTDLDKTTQAQLVRGERMVEILKQPQFMPMSVSKQVMIIYCGTRGFLDDLPVPEVRKFEAGFFKYIENNYAHLEHEIEQKNELSKELMEKMDSAILLFKKEFTSKS, from the coding sequence ATGACATTAAAACCTGAGGAAGTAACTTCAGTTATTAAGAAAGAATTGGAGAGATATAAAACTAGATTGCGCATGGAATCTATCGGGACAGTTATCCAGGTTGGGGATACGATTGCGCGTATTTACGGCTTAGATGATGTGATGGTCGGAGAATTAGTGCAATTTTCCGGGAATATTACTGGTATGGTTTTAAACCTTGAAGAAGACAGCGTAGGTGTTGTTGTTTTTGGTACGGATAACCCGGATCAAACTATAAAAGAAGGGGATGTTGTTAAGAGAACGGGGAAGATTGCTCAAATTCCTGTTGGGGAAGCTCTTGTCGGAAGGGTTGTAAATGCATTGGGTAAACCAATTGACGGAAAAGGCCCGATTACAACCGATAAATTCAGGCCTCTTGAAACAAAGGCGCCAAATGTAGTTGAGCGCCAGCCTGTAAATGAGTCTTTGCAAACAGGTATTAAAGCGGTTGACTCTATGATTCCTATAGGACGGGGCCAACGCGAATTAATTATCGGCGACAGGCAGACAGGCAAGACTGCTTTGGCAATTGATACTATAATTAATCAAAAAGGCAAGAATGTCTTTTGCATTTATGTTGGGATTGGGCAAAAGATGTCCAGTATTGTTGCAGTGCACGAAATATTAGAAAAATACGGCGCAATGCAATACTCAACAATTGTAAGCGCTTCCAGCAGGGCATCCGCTTCTTTACAATACCTGGCCCCATATTCAGCATGTGCAATCGGTGAAGAACTTATGTATTCTGGAAAGCATGTTTTGATTATTTATGATGATTTGTCAAAACACGCTCAAGCCTACAGGCAGTTGTCTTTGCTTTTGCGCAGGCCTCCCGGAAGAGAGGCTTACCCGGGGGATATCTTTTACCTGCATTCACGTTTACTTGAAAGAGCGGCAAAGTTAAATAGTAGTTTAGGGGGCGGCTCTATAACAGCATTGCCAATAATTGAAACACAGGCAGGCGATATTACCAGTTATATCCCTACGAATGTAATCTCAATTACAGACGGGCAGATTTATCTGGAAAACGATCTGTTTTATGCCGGTGTACGGCCTGCGATAAATGTAGGTTTATCGGTTTCAAGAGTAGGAGGAAAGGCTCAGGGTAAGGCAATGCGCCAGGTTGCGGCAAAATTGCGTATTGACTTGGCTCAATACAGAGAATTGGTTACCTTTACGCAGTTTGGGACAGATCTTGATAAGACAACGCAAGCGCAGCTTGTGCGGGGAGAAAGAATGGTTGAGATCCTTAAGCAGCCGCAATTTATGCCGATGTCAGTTTCAAAACAGGTAATGATTATTTATTGCGGGACGCGCGGGTTCCTTGATGATTTGCCGGTTCCAGAAGTCAGGAAGTTTGAAGCGGGATTTTTTAAATACATTGAAAATAATTATGCTCATTTAGAACATGAGATTGAACAGAAAAATGAGCTAAGCAAAGAATTAATGGAAAAAATGGATAGCGCTATTTTATTATTTAAAAAAGAATTTACCTCTAAGAGTTAG
- a CDS encoding DUF1846 domain-containing protein codes for MTKKIGFDNEKYLKEQTTAILDRVGKFGNKLYLEFGGKLCFDYHAARVLPGYDPNVKIRLLQSLKDKINIVLGIYAGDIEKGRVRGDFGITYDVATLKLIDDLRNWGLDILSVVITRFNNQSSAVIFKNKLERRGVKVYLHYPIEGYPADVDTIVSEKGFGKNDYIETKKPIVVVTAPGPNSGKLAICLSQLYHEHKRGVNAGYAKFETFPIWNIPLKHPVNVAYEAATADILDFNLVDPFHLNKYSKTSINYNRDVESFPILKLILNRIFEKDSSLLMYNSPTDMGVNRAGFGITEDKVVQEAAKQELIRRYFRYNAEYVLGIEKKETVDRVILLMEELGVKPTDRVVVEIARKSADEAEGKGKGNEGIFCGAAIQLADGRVITGKNSKLMHAASSLILNAVKVLANIPDEILLLSPHIIAQIAKLKEGILDSGSESLDLEETLIALSISATTNHTAELAMNKLGELKGCEVHMTHIPTPGDEVGLKRLGVNLTTDGKFSSRNLFVT; via the coding sequence ATGACTAAAAAAATAGGTTTTGATAATGAAAAATATTTGAAAGAACAGACTACTGCTATTTTAGACAGAGTAGGGAAGTTCGGAAATAAGCTTTACCTTGAATTTGGAGGGAAGCTTTGTTTTGATTATCACGCCGCAAGAGTCCTTCCGGGTTATGACCCTAATGTTAAAATCAGATTATTACAATCCTTAAAAGATAAAATCAATATTGTGCTTGGTATTTATGCCGGGGATATTGAAAAGGGCAGGGTGCGTGGAGATTTCGGCATTACTTATGATGTCGCTACTTTAAAGCTTATAGATGATTTAAGGAATTGGGGTTTGGATATTCTTTCAGTTGTGATCACGCGCTTTAACAACCAGTCTTCGGCGGTAATTTTTAAAAATAAATTAGAACGAAGAGGGGTTAAGGTTTATCTGCACTATCCTATTGAAGGTTATCCGGCTGATGTGGACACGATAGTAAGTGAAAAAGGCTTCGGAAAGAATGATTATATTGAGACCAAAAAGCCGATTGTTGTCGTAACTGCTCCGGGGCCAAACAGCGGAAAACTGGCAATCTGCCTTTCTCAGCTATACCATGAACATAAACGCGGAGTTAATGCAGGCTACGCCAAATTTGAAACATTCCCTATCTGGAATATCCCGCTTAAACATCCTGTTAATGTTGCTTATGAAGCCGCAACAGCCGATATCTTAGATTTTAATCTTGTTGATCCATTCCATCTTAATAAATACAGCAAGACCTCAATTAACTATAACCGTGATGTTGAGAGTTTCCCTATATTAAAATTAATCTTGAACAGGATATTTGAGAAGGATTCAAGCCTTTTAATGTATAATTCTCCGACGGATATGGGGGTAAATCGCGCAGGATTCGGAATAACAGAAGATAAAGTAGTGCAGGAAGCAGCAAAACAGGAATTAATCCGGAGGTATTTTAGGTATAACGCTGAATATGTCCTAGGCATTGAGAAGAAAGAAACCGTAGATAGAGTAATACTGTTAATGGAAGAGTTAGGCGTTAAGCCTACGGATAGGGTAGTTGTGGAGATTGCCCGGAAATCCGCTGATGAAGCTGAAGGAAAAGGTAAAGGGAATGAAGGAATCTTCTGCGGTGCGGCAATCCAGCTTGCCGATGGAAGGGTTATTACCGGGAAGAATTCAAAACTGATGCATGCAGCTTCCAGTTTAATATTAAATGCTGTAAAGGTGCTCGCGAATATACCTGACGAGATACTTTTATTATCTCCCCATATTATTGCTCAAATTGCAAAACTTAAAGAAGGGATACTTGATAGCGGTTCAGAAAGCCTTGATTTGGAAGAAACCCTCATAGCGCTTTCAATTAGCGCGACTACAAATCATACTGCGGAACTTGCGATGAACAAATTAGGTGAGTTAAAAGGCTGCGAAGTCCACATGACT
- a CDS encoding F0F1 ATP synthase subunit epsilon — protein sequence MEGKQDKFFSFSIVTPEKIIFQGKLLSLVVPCEGGYLGVLASHAPLIANIVPGKIFLKEATGTHQTIDSQGNGFLEVLKNNVTMLLDRVE from the coding sequence ATGGAAGGTAAACAGGATAAGTTTTTTTCTTTTAGTATCGTAACCCCGGAGAAAATTATTTTCCAGGGGAAACTTTTGTCTCTTGTTGTCCCCTGCGAAGGAGGATACCTGGGAGTTTTGGCAAGCCACGCCCCTCTTATTGCAAATATTGTACCGGGTAAGATTTTTTTGAAGGAAGCAACAGGAACTCATCAAACCATTGATTCTCAGGGGAATGGATTCTTGGAAGTTTTGAAAAATAATGTCACAATGCTTTTAGACAGAGTTGAATAG
- the atpH gene encoding ATP synthase F1 subunit delta, whose protein sequence is MIKDKIIVKRYADAYFDFVRHTIGEAPSALEFKNLKSIIRDNPEFLEFLEAPDVTHQQKFEFINNVLKDYFSVEFRNFIKLLLDKDRIKELVDILEYVRETYSHGEEIEAVIRTSLPLDLDIIKEIEEMLVKKFKRNFKFYISLDGSLLGGVQVQVGNTVIDGSVRRRIDELREKLSTVRVN, encoded by the coding sequence ATGATTAAAGATAAGATCATAGTTAAAAGATATGCCGATGCTTACTTTGATTTTGTCCGGCATACCATCGGGGAAGCGCCTTCTGCTTTGGAATTTAAGAACTTAAAGTCTATCATACGCGATAATCCGGAATTCTTGGAATTTTTAGAAGCGCCTGATGTGACTCATCAGCAGAAGTTTGAATTTATCAATAATGTGCTTAAGGATTATTTTTCAGTTGAGTTCAGGAATTTTATTAAATTGTTACTTGATAAAGACCGTATTAAGGAGCTAGTGGATATTCTTGAATATGTGAGAGAAACTTATTCCCATGGCGAGGAGATTGAGGCGGTAATCAGGACGAGTTTGCCGTTAGATTTGGATATTATAAAAGAGATTGAAGAGATGCTGGTAAAAAAGTTTAAGAGAAACTTTAAATTTTATATTAGTTTGGATGGGAGTTTGCTCGGCGGGGTGCAGGTGCAGGTTGGGAACACTGTAATTGACGGATCTGTGCGCAGGCGCATTGATGAGCTGCGGGAAAAATTATCAACAGTAAGGGTGAATTAA
- the atpD gene encoding F0F1 ATP synthase subunit beta has product MAEGKIIQVIGPSVDIKFPENEVPQLLSAIKIEHPDLGINLTLEVAQDIGNNTVRCISLGSTDSLVRGMKARDLGRPITVPIGEQTLGRVFNLLGEPIDGKGPVADPEKRSPIHRVSPNFEEQLPIQSILETGLKVIDLLAPIPKGSKVGLFGGAGVGKTVIVMELIRTIAKEHGGVSVFAGIGERTREGNELLLELTESGVIKNSALVFGQMNEPPGARLRIGLSALTMAEYFRDVEKKDVLLFIDNVFRYIQAGSEVSTLLGRMPSAVGYQPNLSTEVAQLEERIASTRNGSITSIQAVYVPADDLTDPAPAAVFTHLDAKIVLSRHIAELGIYPAVDPLDSSSRIMDPRLLGDDHYNAAIGAQKVLQRYKDLRDIISILGMDELSDEDKLIVSRARKIQRFFSQPFFVAEAFTGMKGKYVKLEDTIKGVQMIIDGKLDNVPEQAFYWVGPIEEAIEKGEELKG; this is encoded by the coding sequence ATGGCAGAAGGTAAGATTATACAGGTTATTGGGCCGAGTGTTGATATTAAATTTCCCGAAAATGAAGTGCCTCAGCTTTTGAGCGCTATTAAGATTGAGCATCCTGATTTAGGAATAAACCTAACTTTAGAGGTTGCGCAAGATATCGGCAACAATACAGTCCGCTGTATATCTTTGGGGTCTACAGATAGTTTGGTGCGAGGAATGAAAGCCAGAGATTTGGGAAGGCCTATTACTGTGCCTATTGGAGAGCAGACATTAGGAAGAGTATTTAATCTTTTAGGAGAGCCTATTGATGGAAAGGGGCCTGTTGCTGATCCCGAAAAACGTTCTCCTATACATAGAGTTTCTCCTAATTTTGAAGAGCAGCTTCCTATACAATCCATCCTCGAAACAGGTTTAAAAGTTATTGACCTGCTTGCTCCTATCCCGAAAGGGAGTAAGGTTGGTTTATTTGGGGGAGCCGGAGTCGGTAAAACAGTTATTGTTATGGAATTAATCCGTACTATTGCTAAAGAGCATGGTGGGGTTTCGGTTTTCGCGGGTATCGGAGAGAGGACCAGGGAAGGTAATGAGCTTTTACTGGAATTGACAGAGTCAGGCGTAATTAAAAATAGTGCGCTCGTTTTTGGCCAGATGAATGAGCCGCCCGGAGCCAGACTTCGTATTGGTTTGTCGGCTTTGACAATGGCGGAATATTTCCGCGATGTTGAGAAAAAAGACGTTTTACTGTTTATAGACAATGTGTTTCGTTATATACAGGCAGGTTCTGAAGTTTCTACATTGCTCGGCCGTATGCCTTCAGCTGTTGGATACCAACCTAATCTTTCAACGGAGGTAGCCCAGCTTGAAGAGCGCATTGCTTCAACTAGGAATGGCTCTATTACTTCTATTCAGGCTGTTTACGTCCCTGCAGATGATTTAACTGATCCTGCGCCTGCTGCGGTATTTACTCACTTAGACGCAAAGATAGTTTTATCACGCCATATTGCTGAGCTTGGAATCTATCCGGCAGTTGACCCGTTAGACTCGTCTTCAAGGATTATGGATCCTCGCCTCTTGGGGGACGATCATTATAATGCAGCAATTGGCGCCCAGAAAGTATTGCAGCGGTATAAGGACCTGCGGGATATTATTTCTATCTTAGGTATGGATGAGTTATCTGATGAAGATAAATTAATTGTTTCCCGGGCAAGAAAGATACAAAGATTTTTCTCCCAGCCGTTCTTTGTAGCCGAAGCTTTTACCGGGATGAAAGGCAAATACGTAAAACTTGAAGATACTATTAAGGGCGTACAGATGATAATTGACGGCAAATTAGATAATGTCCCTGAGCAGGCGTTTTATTGGGTCGGCCCTATTGAAGAAGCTATTGAGAAAGGTGAAGAATTAAAGGGTTAG
- a CDS encoding ATP synthase F0 subunit C, with the protein MDYKVALALAMPLGLGLAAFGSALGLGKAVAAAMDATGRQPEASTKILINMATGCAFIEALTIYALVFAFVLAGKL; encoded by the coding sequence ATGGATTACAAAGTAGCATTGGCATTGGCTATGCCTTTAGGTTTAGGTTTAGCTGCGTTTGGTTCAGCATTAGGTTTGGGAAAAGCAGTTGCTGCGGCAATGGATGCAACCGGAAGGCAGCCTGAAGCATCAACTAAAATCTTAATTAATATGGCTACTGGCTGCGCTTTTATTGAAGCCTTAACTATCTATGCTTTGGTTTTTGCTTTTGTTCTGGCAGGTAAACTTTAA
- a CDS encoding HD domain-containing protein: protein MDKIENCLKDFFSSLQSAKLYGVEHQIFKNSVEKSYSSLNEILLEKEELVFGIVGEELVFENDVMFDLSKFFKPAIIFLKEKNIEKIRFSRGLKNEELLKLIVLLSGRKEESNDWIQEQLEIMHVGNVSLGKLSDKEGSQKKEGALKENGALKLYDSTLENVFNSAEAVLGSGDINYLSLKFAINNIVENFSSQYQEFLKLTTVKRYNVETYVHLLNVSILSMYFSSKIGFNKNDVLDLGVAALFHDIGKMYISRKVLTKADKLTDNEFAQIKSHAVLGAEIMLKYVDSLGILPVVVAFEHHLKNDLSGYPRLVFEKRPHIASLIVSICDVYDALSLRRSYKAAYSPDMIYNAMIKDKDTAFDPGLIDKFFKIVGVWPIGSIVSLSDNTVAVVREESAEDVFSPIVEILSPVEKKGLVDLKKNKIKITGFLNPWNEGKDYLKLV, encoded by the coding sequence TTGGATAAGATTGAGAATTGCCTGAAAGATTTTTTCTCTTCTCTTCAGAGCGCAAAATTATATGGGGTTGAACACCAGATATTTAAGAATTCTGTAGAGAAATCCTATTCTTCTTTAAACGAAATTCTTCTGGAAAAAGAAGAGTTGGTTTTTGGCATTGTCGGAGAAGAGCTTGTTTTCGAAAATGATGTTATGTTTGATTTAAGCAAGTTTTTTAAGCCCGCGATTATATTCCTTAAAGAAAAAAATATTGAGAAAATCAGGTTCTCCCGGGGTTTAAAAAACGAGGAATTGCTAAAGTTGATTGTTTTACTTTCCGGAAGGAAAGAAGAATCAAATGATTGGATACAGGAACAGCTGGAAATTATGCACGTGGGTAATGTTTCCCTGGGAAAGTTATCTGATAAAGAAGGATCTCAAAAGAAAGAAGGGGCTTTAAAGGAAAATGGCGCCTTAAAATTATATGATAGCACATTAGAAAATGTTTTTAATTCGGCTGAAGCCGTATTGGGTTCCGGAGACATCAATTATCTTTCGCTAAAATTTGCCATAAATAATATTGTTGAAAATTTTTCTTCTCAATACCAGGAATTCCTGAAATTAACTACTGTAAAGCGGTATAATGTTGAAACTTACGTTCATCTTTTGAATGTTTCAATACTTTCTATGTATTTTTCTTCTAAGATCGGGTTTAATAAAAATGATGTGTTGGATTTAGGTGTAGCTGCTTTATTCCATGATATCGGGAAGATGTATATTTCCCGAAAAGTGCTTACTAAGGCCGATAAATTAACCGATAATGAATTTGCCCAGATCAAAAGCCACGCTGTTCTTGGAGCAGAGATTATGCTTAAGTATGTGGATAGCTTAGGAATCTTGCCTGTTGTTGTTGCTTTTGAACATCATTTAAAAAATGACCTTTCCGGTTATCCTCGCCTTGTCTTTGAGAAGAGACCCCATATAGCTTCTTTAATTGTTTCTATTTGTGATGTTTATGACGCGCTTTCTTTAAGGAGAAGTTATAAGGCTGCATATTCTCCTGATATGATATACAACGCCATGATTAAAGATAAAGATACTGCTTTTGATCCGGGTTTAATTGATAAATTCTTTAAGATAGTTGGAGTTTGGCCAATTGGGTCTATTGTTAGCCTTTCTGATAACACTGTTGCGGTTGTAAGAGAAGAGTCTGCTGAAGATGTTTTTTCACCCATAGTTGAAATACTAAGCCCGGTAGAAAAGAAGGGCTTAGTAGATTTAAAAAAGAATAAAATTAAGATAACCGGCTTCTTAAATCCATGGAATGAAGGTAAGGATTATCTGAAGCTAGTCTAA
- a CDS encoding PilZ domain-containing protein, whose protein sequence is MIKNKIIKKLKSYIYFWKLWNRRRYPRFAPVRSVDCSCIYNAGGGRVRAPIGVVNISQGGLLTVTSEKKIFPGTKVEIRFHLPNRNNEDSINAEIVRTYRMHGQSWYYSGVKFENPEDDNIRLLLDYVLLKV, encoded by the coding sequence ATGATAAAAAATAAGATTATCAAGAAGTTAAAAAGCTATATTTATTTCTGGAAACTGTGGAATAGAAGGCGTTATCCTCGGTTTGCGCCCGTTAGATCAGTTGATTGTTCTTGTATTTACAATGCCGGAGGCGGTAGAGTCCGCGCTCCTATAGGCGTAGTGAATATTTCGCAGGGGGGCTTGTTGACGGTTACAAGCGAGAAAAAAATTTTCCCCGGGACCAAAGTAGAAATCAGATTTCATCTGCCTAATCGCAACAACGAAGATAGTATTAATGCAGAAATTGTAAGAACTTACAGAATGCATGGGCAATCATGGTATTATTCTGGAGTTAAATTTGAAAATCCTGAGGATGATAATATACGCTTGCTCTTGGATTATGTTTTGTTAAAGGTTTAA
- the atpG gene encoding ATP synthase F1 subunit gamma: MAQSIRQIKNRIRSIQNTEKVTSAMQMISFTKLNRIDNYLFAARPYFTKLESLLNNLISSSENFLSPYLEKRLLKKKIVLCVITSDNGLCGIYNNNIIRLAEDFINSYGKGRIDLVVVGRRGYNYFKKRGINIINSFIGINAKFSDKISNEITNYLINIFLSRQADEVYIAYTFYENTLTQRPVLRKYLELEHEAGRRIDYIFETGTEKILDKLITSYMSMKMKVVLLESITSELAARSFAMKAATDNARDLLKGLILLRNKQRQANITREMLEIISSAEALKG; this comes from the coding sequence ATGGCCCAGTCAATCCGGCAGATAAAAAACAGGATTCGCAGTATTCAAAATACCGAGAAGGTAACAAGCGCAATGCAGATGATTTCATTTACGAAATTAAACCGCATTGATAATTATCTTTTCGCTGCCCGTCCGTATTTTACAAAGCTCGAATCGCTCTTGAATAACCTGATATCTTCTTCGGAGAATTTTTTAAGCCCTTATTTGGAGAAAAGGCTTCTTAAGAAAAAAATAGTTTTGTGTGTTATTACTTCGGATAATGGCCTCTGCGGGATATATAATAATAATATTATCAGGCTTGCCGAAGATTTTATTAACAGCTATGGGAAGGGAAGGATAGATTTAGTAGTTGTCGGCAGAAGAGGGTATAATTATTTTAAGAAACGAGGGATTAATATTATAAATTCATTTATAGGGATAAATGCTAAATTTTCCGATAAGATATCTAACGAAATTACAAATTATCTAATTAATATTTTTCTTTCCAGGCAAGCAGATGAGGTTTATATAGCCTACACTTTTTATGAAAATACTCTGACGCAGCGGCCCGTTCTAAGGAAATACCTGGAATTAGAGCATGAAGCAGGCAGAAGGATAGATTATATTTTTGAAACCGGGACTGAGAAGATTTTGGATAAGCTTATTACGAGTTATATGTCAATGAAGATGAAGGTTGTGTTATTAGAGTCAATTACTTCGGAGCTTGCTGCAAGGAGTTTTGCGATGAAAGCAGCTACAGACAACGCCAGAGATTTGCTTAAGGGGCTCATTCTTTTAAGAAACAAGCAGCGCCAGGCAAATATTACTAGGGAGATGCTTGAGATTATTTCTAGTGCAGAAGCATTGAAAGGATAA